From Terriglobales bacterium:
ACCACTTCCTTGCTCGCCTGCACCGCAATAGCGCGTATGAATCGTGGTACCAGCCGGTTGATCACTTCTTTTTCCAGCAACTCGCGGCCAATGTCCACGCCGGCGGCGCTGGCGGTGGCCATCCAGAGCTCAGCTACTTCGTCGTCAGTGTTGTATTCGAACCCGTACACCAGGCTGAGTTTTTGTATGGTACGGAGGGTGACGGCGGCGAGAATGCTCAAGTCAGGGAGCACGGTAAAAATTCCGCCGAGGCCGAAGCCGGCGCCCTCAACCGCCGCGATTCTCATCCCGCTGCGAATGGTCTGCTCGGCTATATCGTCAATCAGCGGAAGATCCACCGAGTACACAC
This genomic window contains:
- a CDS encoding EcsC family protein is translated as MSESKQNSWLVRQAENALRRGFTQAYETIRVDPARYLLQLQAAHGLPISNFQGVYSVDLPLIDDIAEQTIRSGMRIAAVEGAGFGLGGIFTVLPDLSILAAVTLRTIQKLSLVYGFEYNTDDEVAELWMATASAAGVDIGRELLEKEVINRLVPRFIRAIAVQASKEVVEKWSGRLIPIASSFIGGGLNYYFVRAWGERARKHFREKHLRLRAQHALTTS